AACTCGGCGCTTTGAATTCACAGGTTACCGGCAAAGAGCTGCATGCAGCCATCGCAGATTACTACAGCCCAATTGACGGCTTTGTAGAAGTCGCGCCGTTTGAGGCAGTGAACAGCACTCCGGCCTTGAACCCTGAAGCACATAACGGAACAAACACTATTCGCCTTCATGTGTTCGCCAATGATGACAACAACCAAGCCGTTTTGATGGCAGTCTACGACAATCTGGGCAAAGGAGCGTCCGGTGCCGCTGTCCAGAACCTGAATTTAATGCTGGGTATGGATCAGGCAACGAGCCTGCGCCGCAGCGTATAACAAGTTTCTAGAGTGTTTTGAGGAGTTAACCCATGGAAAAATTCACGAAAATCACAAGTGTCGCGGCGCCGCTGCCCCTCGTTAATATCGACACTGATATGATTATCCCAAAACAATTCTTAAAAACAATCAAGCGCACTGGTTTGGGCACCGCCTTGTTCCATGAAATGAGAACAAATGATGATGGCTCAAAGAAGGAGGACTTTATCCTTCATCAATCAGCCTATAGCAAATCTCAAATTCTAATAGCAGGCGATAACTTCGGGTGCGGATCCTCTCGCGAACATGCTCCATGGGCGCTTCTGGATTTTGGTATCCGCTGTGTTATCTCTACCAGCTTTGCCGATATCTTCTTCAATAACTGCTTTAAAAACGGCATTCTTCCAATTGTCGTTTCTCAGGAGACCTTGGATTCCCTGATGGGCCATGCTTCCAAGGGAGCCAATGCTGTTTTCACAATTGATCTGGAACTGGAAGAAGTTCAAACTCCAGATGGAGAAACCGTCAAATTTGCAGTCGATCCATTCAGAAAACACTGCCTGCTTAACGGATTGGATGACATCGGTTTGACCTTGGAAAAAACTCATCACATCGATGCCCATGAGCAGCGTTTCGCTGACAGCCATCCTTGGCATTGAGCCATAAGGCGCGATCAAATTTTAGTTTTAGGGGAAGTAGAGGGCACTGTGGCCTCACTCCCCCTTGAACCTTTCTCAAGTCTTTCGCGTTTTATAGCAAGTCCTCAAGGTTTTAAGCGTCCACCTACTCCTTCCGGTGAAGTTGGTCGCTTAATGTTCCTGCATATGATAAACGCCGCTCCGCCCGAGACAAAGAATCTGTCATTTTTTTAAAGTCAGCGGCCTTTTCCTGAAACAACCGCACCGCCATTTCAGGAAACTCCTGTAGCATCCTCAAAAACAGGCTTCGGCTGATCTTTAAAATACTGCACTCTTCCAGAGCAACCGCACTCACGGGCCGAACTCCAGCGTCCACGAGCAGTGCATTCTCACCAAGCAGCGTACCGGCAGCATAGACCCCCTGCTTTACAGCGGATGCCCCCAGACCTGTTTCCAGTTGTATCCGACCGGAGCAAATAACCAGCCCTCCGTCTGCTCTATC
This genomic window from Pseudovibrio sp. M1P-2-3 contains:
- the leuD gene encoding 3-isopropylmalate dehydratase small subunit — its product is MEKFTKITSVAAPLPLVNIDTDMIIPKQFLKTIKRTGLGTALFHEMRTNDDGSKKEDFILHQSAYSKSQILIAGDNFGCGSSREHAPWALLDFGIRCVISTSFADIFFNNCFKNGILPIVVSQETLDSLMGHASKGANAVFTIDLELEEVQTPDGETVKFAVDPFRKHCLLNGLDDIGLTLEKTHHIDAHEQRFADSHPWH
- a CDS encoding cyclic nucleotide-binding domain-containing protein yields the protein MTLASNISVLKLVPILKECSEDQLRLLAFSAEEVRLPAGHRIFNEGDRADGGLVICSGRIQLETGLGASAVKQGVYAAGTLLGENALLVDAGVRPVSAVALEECSILKISRSLFLRMLQEFPEMAVRLFQEKAADFKKMTDSLSRAERRLSYAGTLSDQLHRKE